The genomic stretch TCAAAAATATTAAAAATTGACGACAAAGGCAACATCTCATTTAATGAAAGTTATACAGAACCCCATGCAATGTTTAAGCTTCCAATTGATAAATCAAAAGCAGATCCCGCTAAAGCAAAAGAGCTCCTCAAATCATCAGGAATGCCTATAGAATAACTTGCAAAAAAAGAAGGACTATATTTCAAGTCCTTCTTTTTTTATAATTTCTTATAATTTAACTTTGAATATTGATTTCTTACCCTTTTTCAGAATTATATACCCTTCTCCAAAATCTGTTTTATTAAATGCCTTCTGGGCGCTTTCAACCTTTTCATCGTTAACTGTGATGCCGCCCTGATCGACAAGCCTTCTGGCTTCGCCCTTTGACGGAACGATCTTTGTTGTCGTCAGCAGATCGAGGATACCGATCTCGCCGTTTTGGAATGCGTCCGCCGGAAGCTCTTTAGTCGGCATGTCTTCGCTTACAGAGGCATTGGCAAATAAAGATTTAGCGGCTGCCTGAACACGTGAGGCTTCTTCCTCCCCGTGCACCATTTTTGTCACTTCGTATGCCAACAGCTCTTTTGCGGCATTGAGCTCCTGTCCGGATTTAGACCCGAATTCATTTTCTATATCTTTCACAGGGATAAACGTCAGCTTTTTCAAAAGATTGACGACATCGGCGTCGCCAACATTGCGCCAGTATTGATAAAATTCAAAAGGCGACGTCTTTTTCGGGTCAAGCCAAACCGCACCTTTTTGGGTTTTGCCCATTTTTTTACCGTCGCTTGTCGCGAGTATCGAAAATGTAAGGCCGTATGCCTCTTTGCCGGATTTGCGGCGTATAAGCTCGATACCGCCGAGGATATTGGCCCACTGATCGTCGCCGCCAAGCTGCATTACGCAGTCATAATTCTTATTAAGCTTATAAAAATCGTATCCCTGCATCAGCATATAGTTGAATTCAAGGAATGACAGGCCACGTTCAAGACGCGTTTTAAAGCATTCGTATGTCAGCATTTTATTAACAGAGTAGTGAATGCCGACATCGCGCAGAAATTCTATATAATTAAGCCCTAAAAGCCAATCCGCGTTGTTGAGCATCAAAGCCTTGCCGTTTGAAAAGTCTATGAGATTCGCCATTTGGCTTTTAAAGCAGTTCGAATGATATTCAACTGTTTCAGGTGTCATCATTTGGCGCATGTCCGTCCTGCCTGTCGGAT from Bacillota bacterium encodes the following:
- the tyrS gene encoding tyrosine--tRNA ligase, which gives rise to MAIFEELKERGLIAQTTHEEEVRDLLNNHSITFYTGFDPTADSLHVGHFLILVTMARMQRAGHRPIALIGGGTGMVGDPTGRTDMRQMMTPETVEYHSNCFKSQMANLIDFSNGKALMLNNADWLLGLNYIEFLRDVGIHYSVNKMLTYECFKTRLERGLSFLEFNYMLMQGYDFYKLNKNYDCVMQLGGDDQWANILGGIELIRRKSGKEAYGLTFSILATSDGKKMGKTQKGAVWLDPKKTSPFEFYQYWRNVGDADVVNLLKKLTFIPVKDIENEFGSKSGQELNAAKELLAYEVTKMVHGEEEASRVQAAAKSLFANASVSEDMPTKELPADAFQNGEIGILDLLTTTKIVPSKGEARRLVDQGGITVNDEKVESAQKAFNKTDFGEGYIILKKGKKSIFKVKL